From the genome of Vicia villosa cultivar HV-30 ecotype Madison, WI linkage group LG2, Vvil1.0, whole genome shotgun sequence, one region includes:
- the LOC131650825 gene encoding secreted RxLR effector protein 161-like — protein MYRSLVGSLFYLTATRPDLMFAASLLSRFMSKPSHLHLGAAKRVLRYVMGTMEHGIRFEKNFKLEAKGYCDSDWAGSVDDMKSNSGYVFSLGSGVISWCSKKQDTVAQSSAEAKYLAAGLATQQSLWLRRILEDIGEKKEESLLLHCENKSAIAMVKNPVFHSRTRHINIKHHFIRSVIEDGDVQLVFCNSQEQLADIFTKALPRGRFQQLREAMGVKEQHIKGEC, from the coding sequence atgtatagaagtttggttggaagtttGTTTTATCTAACAGCTACACGACCCGATTTAATGTTTGCTGCTAGTTTACTCtcaaggttcatgagtaaaccaagTCATTTACACCTTGGAGCAGCAAAAAGAGTTCTAAGGTATGTCATGGGAACCATGGAACATGGAATCAGGTTTGAAAAGAATTTTAAACTTGAAGCTAAAGGCTACTGTGACAGTGATTGGGCTGGAAGTGTTGATGACATGAAAAGCAATTCTGGTTATGTGTTCAGCCTGGGTTCAGGAGTAATTTCTTGGTGTTCGAAGAAACAAGACACTGTAGCTCAATCTTCAGCTGAAGCAAAATATTTGGCAGCTGGTTTGGCTACACAACAATCGTTGTGGTTGAGAAGAATACTTGAAGATATcggagaaaagaaagaagaaagtctGCTTCTTCACTGTGAAAATAAATCAGCAATAGCCATGGTGAAGAATCCTGTTTTCCACAGTCGAACAAGACATATTAATATAAAGCACCACTTCATTCGAAGTGTGATCGAAGATGGTGATGTGCAGTTAGTGTTCTGCAATTCACAAGAGCAGCTTGCAGACATTTTTACTAAAGCACTACCAAGAGGAAGATTTCAGCAACTTAGAGAAGCAATGGGAGTTAAAGAGCAACACATTAAGGGGgagtgttaa